In Drosophila innubila isolate TH190305 chromosome 2R unlocalized genomic scaffold, UK_Dinn_1.0 1_C_2R, whole genome shotgun sequence, the following are encoded in one genomic region:
- the LOC117783862 gene encoding ras-GEF domain-containing family member 1B: MDEDIMNAVESLFGKDVKIVDCQTSSSVQQEEVLLINGVPVKLDGLPADDASAIKSALLDGQMPAVEHLNQLLFRAGLAQQPIEVETSLTVKSSLTTTEEVLVSRNGQVLDERSVETKEQFNHQSHQKEIWQPLKQQNALARTTPENALKYRTNSNSTCASQATTDTETEQAAGRLGRQLNQTFSNASLMSSSSAITGSDQLVFVDSTSNISTATTLGDKSSNISSCDSGHDGLFHSVSMSAPYTHCDGRDTQTDSMYCDIPSSADESDVVSVALLSTHLQIKEPSNAANNCRTPPAYAKDLPAAGDLDTLVKLLVKSSNEDQEFDFLLCARLFVENQELLMRIIQECHGQEEALLRLLTHWIRLCPNDFRNETLLQELRKRNQSKAICDFFDGIVDKLAQVDARRRSQLQYLVSKQPSASSLGRQSSIKSLKRFATNVYKSDNVLSKCSSAFELAHQLYAIEYAYLSQIRLEEFVEMIKADEFKSCMSQTKASTLGSICNSTKFPEVNIAAYVQWFNQLFHLTATEIVKLSKKSQRVQMVEFWIETALECFNTGNFNSLMAILTALNMNAVTRLKKTWSKVERSKLDGLEHQMNSNCDYHNYRSTMKAAVWRSERESANKIERAIIPFCSLFLKDFNLINENHETRLANGFFNFEKCTLFGAHLRNFYKWQLLDCPYEQIPNVVAYLQKAEAFTENLLMKASYECEPPDSPEEKDHYKTLKAAK, translated from the exons ATGGACGAAGACATTATGAACGCTGTAGAATCTCTTTTTGGCAAAGATGTTAAGATTGTGGACTGCCAGACGTCGTCATCGGTTCAGCAAGAAGAGGTGTTGTTAATCAACGGTGTGCCGGTTAAACTGGATGGTCTGCCCGCCGATGACGCAAGTGCCATCAAGAGTGCTCTTCTCGATGGACAAATGCCGGCAGTGGAGCATCTGAATCAGCTGCTGTTCCGGGCCGGCCTCGCCCAGCAGCCAATTGAGGTGGAAACATCGCTTACAGTGAAGTCTTCGCTTACTACCACCGAAGAAGTTCTCGTCTCACGCAATGGCCAGGTGCTTGACGAACGAAGCGTCGAAACCAAAGAGCAGTTTAATCATCAGTCGCATCAGAAAGAAATATGGCAACCACTAAAACAACAGAATGCACTAGCCCGGACAACGCCGGAGAACGCACTCAAATATCGAACGAATTCGAATTCAACGTGTGCTTCCCAAGCAACAACCGATACGGAAACAGAGCAAGCTGCTGGCCGTCTTGGTCGCCAGTTGAATCAAACATTCTCGAATGCCTCTCTCATGTCCAGCAGCTCAGCCATAACCGGCTCGGATCAACTCGTCTTCGTCGACTCAACTTCCAATATATCGACAGCCACAACTTTGGGCGACAAGAGTTCAAACATCAGCAGCTGTGACTCGGGACACGATGGCCTCTTCCACAGCGTCTCAATGAGCGCTCCCTACACCCATTGCGATGGCCGGGACACTCAGACAGATTCCATGTACTGTGACATTCCCAGCTCAGCAGATGAGTCTGATGTAGTTTCAGTTGCTCTGCTG AGCACGCACCTTCAGATTAAAGAGCCCAGCAATGCAGCCAATAATTGCCGAACGCCTCCGGCTTATGCCAAAGACTTGCCAGCCGCTGGTGACCTCGACACGCTAGTTAAGCTCCTGGTCAAGTCCAGCAACGAAGACCAGGAGTTTGACTTTCTCCTCTGTGCACGTTTGTTTGTTGAAAATCAAGAGTTGCTGATGAGAATCATTCAAGAGTGTCATGGGCAGGAGGAGGCGCTCCTACGTTTACTTACTCATTGGATACGTTTATGTCCCAATGATTTTCGCAATGAAACATTGCTGCAAGAATTACGCAAGCGAAACCAAAGCAAAGccatttgtgattttttcgaCGGAATTGTCGATAAACTCGCACAGGTGGATGCAAGACGACGCTCGCAATTGCAGTATCTGGTGAGCAAACAGCCGTCAGCCAGCTCGTTGGGGCGACAGAGCAGTATTAAATCTCTGAAAAGATTCGCCACAAATGTCTATAAATCGGATAATGTGCTGAGCAAGTGCAGCAGCGCCTTTGAGCTGGCGCATCAGCTGTACGCCATCGAATATGCCTACCTCTCTCAAATACGTTTAGAAGAGTTTGTCGAAATGATAAAGGCGGACGAGTTTAAGTCTTGCATGTCGCAAACCAAAGCCAGCACATTGGGGTCCATCTGCAACTCAACGAAGTTTCCCGAGGTTAATATTGCCGCATATGTGCAGTGGTTCAACCAACTCTTCCATCTGACTGCCACGGAGATAGTTAAG CTTAGCAAGAAATCGCAGCGAGTGCAGATGGTTGAGTTTTGGATAGAGACTGCATTGGAATGCTTCAACACGGGCAATTTCAACAGCCTGATGGCAATATTAACGGCTCTAAATATGAATGCCGTGACACGACTTAAGAAAACC TGGTCGAAGGTAGAGAGGTCAAAACTTGATGGCTTAGAGCATCAAATGAATTCCAACTGCGATTATCATAATTACCGCTCAACCATGAAAGCTGCTGTTTGGCGATCTGAGCGTGAATCGGCCAACAAAATTGAGCGTGCCATTATTCCATTCTGCTCGCTGTTTCTTAAGGATTTTAACCTCATTAACGAGAACCACGAAACCAG GCTGGCCAATGGATTCTTTAACTTCGAGAAGTGCACACTCTTTGGTGCACACTTGCGTAACTTCTACAAGTGGCAACTACTGGATTGTCCATACGAACAGATACCAAATGTGGTTGCCTATTTGCAGAAGGCAGAAGCTTTCACTGAGAACCTTTTAATGAAAGCCTCCTATGAATGCGAGCCGCCGGATAGCCCTGAGGAAAAGGATCATTACAAAACTCTAAAAGCAGCTAAATAA
- the LOC117783863 gene encoding anaphase-promoting complex subunit 10, which translates to MAATLDDESPPKPAFANEEDPLAEERLGYVREVGAQAVWSLSSCKPGFGVERLRDNIMDTYWQSDGQLPHLVNIQFHKRTNISQIYIYTDYKLDESYTPSRISIRSGTNFNDLQELQVIDLTEPNGWVQIPIKDGNVKSLRTFMLQIAVISNHQNGRDTHMRQIRVHAPCGGEGKHYPLELFGKFGTVDFQKFATIR; encoded by the exons ATGGCAGCTACTCTAGACGATGAATCGCCACCAAAGCCGGCTTTCGCGAATGAGGAGGACCCTCTTGCTGAAGAGCGACTGGGCTATGTCCGCGAAGTTGGCGCTCAGGCGGTTTGGAGCTTGTCGTCGTGCAAGCCAG GATTCGGTGTTGAGCGATTGCGTGATAACATAATGGACACCTACTGGCAATCAGATGGACAGCTGCCGCATTTGGTTAACATCCAATTCCACAAGCGCACCAACATCAGCCAGATCTATATATACACCGATTACAAGCTGGACGAGAGTTACACACCATCGCGCATTTCAATACGCTCCGGCACAAACTTCAATGATTTGCAGGAGCTGCAAGTGATCGACTTGACGGAGCCGAATGGTTGGGTGCAGATTCCCATTAAGGATGGTAACGTGAAGAGTCTGCGCACGTTTATGCTGCAGATTGCAGTAATCTCCAATCATCAGAATGGTCGCGATACTCACATGCGCCAAATCCGGGTTCATGCTCCCTGTGGTGGTGAGGGAAAACATTATCCGCTGGAATTGTTTGGCAAATTCGGCACTGTCGACTTTCAAAAGTTTGCAACCATACGTTAA
- the LOC117783865 gene encoding U3 small nucleolar ribonucleoprotein protein IMP3 — MVRKLKFHEQKLLKKVDFITWKVDNSGKENKILRRYHIQKREDYTKYNKLSREIRELTEKIARLDASDPFKAEATDMLMHKLHAMGVANDHLTLESASRTSASHFCRRRLPVVMVKLRMSETLKHATDLIEQGHVRVGPEMVKDPAFLVSRNLEDFVTWVDGSKIKEHVLRYNDLRDDFQM, encoded by the exons atggtgcgaaaacttaaatttcatgagcaaaaattgcttaaaaaggTCGATTTCATTACTTGGAAAGTCGACAACAGCGGCAAGGAGAATAAAATCTTACGTCGCTATCACATACAAAAGCGTGAGGATTACACAAA ATACAATAAACTATCGCGTGAAATTAGAGAACTCACTGAAAAAATAGCCAGACTCGATGCGTCAGATCCATTCAAAGCGGAGGCAACCGATATGCTTATGCACAAACTGCATGCGATGGGAGTTGCCAACGATCATCTTACCCTGGAAAGCGCCAGCAGGACATCGGCCAGTCACTTTTGTCGGCGTCGTTTGCCCGTGGTAATGGTCAAAC TGAGAATGTCCGAAACACTGAAACATGCCACAGACCTAATTGAACAGGGTCACGTCCGAGTGGGCCCTGAAATGGTTAAAGATCCCGCGTTTCTTGTCTCTCGCAACTTAGAAGATTTTGTCACGTGGGTCGATGGATCCAAGATAAAGGAGCATGTACTGCGATATAATGACTTGCGCGATGATTTCCAAAtgtaa